From one Anopheles cruzii chromosome 3, idAnoCruzAS_RS32_06, whole genome shotgun sequence genomic stretch:
- the LOC128274340 gene encoding uncharacterized protein LOC128274340, which translates to MASLAGAVLLLSATTSAVVNNGNEAQRREAPLADSYGPPPATGPELPVPVYGTPAVAHYPAPPPDVPPPPVPHKEYGVPVQNYGPPNVNIEYGPPPPKPVFYPHHKPVHQFHGGPPPHPKKSSSFLEQLFSTFGFGGGSDDSAPHPHHHHAPKPVYGPPPHLGPAYGPPPPPAPKPVYGPPVPAPQPLYGPPPGPAPLYGPPKPGYGPPPGPVQSGFSIQSAQSAFGHQHHHHSASVHAPPTPPEIKCDGWKPIAGPVVQPEVHAPESSYGPPPSGDFLGNHQHASAVDSGDIGLQLPKLEHGAAFNAHSEPPLGLELPKLANNEIHSNFVSDSYGVPPSDGFGPAKYLPPFPKPPLGPPPPQKLHFGPPPGPHYGPPMRHSGLAISHGSISGNLKPWPVSGSPPRHPIAYRPPVPQGLIESIGHAVEHEENFGTKPAYSGNVYLPPPTRDVGHAESLELNALPSEQPAKPFLTQHHLSVEPRYQPHDIVSDCGHGPTSVDVQPSLQTSQLSIVGPSASYSADYSNSIEGGHYDTSASEGHLQASQLPGLDGGLGGGLELISAQKSQSLTIPVQGQHGSYQLQFQGAGSAPHEQILSEGLLQSILSAIEQPQHQRAASHQQDAYDPNIDHSEVSVFLKSPEGQQTLRDHPNGHVGHER; encoded by the exons ATGGCGTCATTAGCGGGCGCGGTCCTACTCCTTTCGGCCACGACCAGCGCCGTCGTGAATAACGGAAACGAAGCGCAGCGACGGGAAGCACCGCTGGCGGACTCATACGGACCACCTCCGGCGACGGGACCAGAGCTACCGGTGCCGGTCTACGGAACACCCGCGGTCGCTCACTATCCTGCGCCACCGCCCGACGTGCCTCCACCGCCCGTGCCACACAAAGAGTACGGAGTTCCGGTGCAGAACTATGGACCGCCGAATGTGAACATCGAGTATGGACCTCCGCCACCCAAGCCGGTCTTCTATCCGCACCACAAACCGGTGCACCAGTTCCACGGTGGACCGCCACCACATCCGAAAAAATCGTCCTCCTTCCTGGAGCAACTCTTCTCGACGTTCGGATTTGGCGGAGGCAGCGATGACAGCGCGCCccatcctcatcatcatcacgcccCGAAACCGGTGTACGGACCACCGCCTCACCTCGGCCCGGCCTACGGtcccccgccgccaccggctcCGAAACCTGTCTACGGaccaccggttccggctccaCAACCCCTTTACGGGCCACCTCCCGGGCCTGCTCCGCTCTACGGCCCACCGAAACCGGGCTACGGTCCgccacccggtccggttcaGTCGGGCTTCTCGATCCAATCGGCCCAATCGGCGttcggccaccagcaccaccaccactcggcCTCGGTCCATGCTCCACCGACTCCTCCGGAGATCAAGTGTGACGGATGGAAGCCCATCGCGGGGCCCGTGGTCCAGCCTGAAGTGCATGCCCCCGAGTCCTCGTACGGCCCGCCACCGAGCGGTGACTTTTTGGGCAATCATCAGCACGCATCGGCCGTCGATTCCGGTGACATCGGTCTGCAGCTGCCGAAGCTCGAACACGGGGCCGCTTTTAACGCACACTCCGAGCCCCCGTTGGGCCTCGAGCTGCCCAAACTGGCGAACAATGAG ATTCACTCGAACTTCGTCTCGGACTCGTACGGAGTGCCCCCGAGCGACGGCTTCGGTCCGGCCAAGTACTTGCCGCCGTTCCCCAAGCCCCCGCTAGGTCCTCCGCCACCGCAGAAGCTACACTTTGGTCCTCCGCCCGGCCCACACTATGGTCCGCCGATGCGTCACTCGGGTCTTGCCATCTCGCACGGGAGCATCAGTGGAAACCTGAAGCCCTGGCCAGTGTCTGGTTCACCCCCGCGCCACCCGATTGCCTatcggccgccggtgccacaGGGACTGATTGAATCCATTGGCCACGCCGTCGAGCATGAGGAGAACTTCGGCACCAAACCGGCCTACTCCGGGAACGTCTATCTGCCGCCGCCAACTCGTGATGTCGGGCATGCCGAAAGCCTGGAACTCAATGCGTTGCCCTCGGAGCAGCCAGCGAAACCGTTCCTCACCCAGCACCACCTGTCGGTCGAGCCACGGTACCAGCCACACGACATAGTATCGGACTGCGGACACGGACCGACATCCGTCGACGTGCAGCCATCGCTCCAAACGAGCCAACTCTCGATCGTTGGACCCTCGGCCAGCTATTCGGCCGACTACAGCAACTCGATAGAGGGTGGCCACTATGACACTTCCGCCTCCGAGGGACACCTGCAGGCCTCCCAGCTGCCCGGACTGGACGGTGGCCTCGGTGGCGGCCTGGAACTGATCTCGGCGCAAAAGTCACAAAGTCTCACCATTCCGGTGCAGGGACAGCACGGCTCGTACCAGCTTCAGTTCCAGGGCGCCGGATCGGCGCCGCACGAACAAATCCTCTCCGAAGGACTCCTGCAGTCGATTCTGAGTGCAATCGAGCAGCCGCAGCACCAACGGGCCGCGTCGCATCAGCAGGATGCGTACGATCCCAACATTGACCATAGCGAAGTGTCCGTGTTTCTCAAGAGTCCCGAGGGCCAGCAAACGCTGCGGGATCACCCGAACGGACACGTCGGTCACGAGCGATAG
- the LOC128274345 gene encoding LOW QUALITY PROTEIN: uncharacterized protein LOC128274345 (The sequence of the model RefSeq protein was modified relative to this genomic sequence to represent the inferred CDS: substituted 1 base at 1 genomic stop codon) gives MSHGGTRFWFEANSVFEAFRPVYRASKMVGILVDTIDFRTHDITRTVWDQIALVCGVLLDLQALRMAAGRSLRISDSILLNVGIYSSVNLGFIISLCIPLCNRIFARRMHGMIKTLAEVDEKLEDHGYHLKHQLNHFLSCAYMAAPILINFLLFSSSLFGGRVPEAQRVSLLQIVIYIRSSLVYTIFGSYSCLTLTSIYMRCKGLNAVIGXRNCVLSVLKRFNLCSFHSQRLSSPADTRDLIASVRCFGELHEKLCDTILSFNYCFGLQLLCMMASAFGFTLFSMFGLIHDLSRSTADENYIVTVFNMVYGCIYLSFIIQVVVNGSLVTQECKKTAVMIHKTICYNHLEPAVMRQIKFFSLQLFNSESQVSCLLYNFQWPFLVSVFSSLTMHIVILVQFDLANIATKA, from the exons ATGAGTCACGGCGGCACTCGGTTCTGGTTTGAGGCGAACTCGGTTTTCGAAGCTTTCCGTCCCGTTTATAGGGCCAGTAAAATGGTCGGAATACTCGTCGATACGATCGACTTCCGGACGCACGACATCACCCGGACCGTGTGGGATCAGATTGCGCTCGTGTGCGGGGTATTGCTCGATCTTCAGGCACTAAGAATGGCCGCTGGTCGATCGCTTCGTATTTCCGATTCGATCCTACTGAACGTGGGAATCTACAGTTCGGTTAATTTGGGTTTCATCATTTCGTTGTGCATTCCGCTTTGCAACCGCATCTTTGCCCGGCGAATGCACGGAATGATCAAAACGCTGGCGGAGGTAGACGAAAAGCTAGAAGATCATGGGTACCACCTCAAGCACCAGTTGAACCACTTTCTCAGCTGTGCTTACATGGCCGCACCGATTCTGATTAATTTTCTACTGTTCAGCAGCTCGCTTTTTGGGGGTCGAGTTCCTGAGGCTCAACGGGTCAGCTTGTTACAAATTGTTATTTATATTCGATCTTCTTTGGTTTACACCATCTTTGGGTCTTACTCGTGCCTCACGTTGACGTCCATCTATATGCGCTGCAAGGGTCTGAACGCGGTGATCGGGTAACGAAATTGTGTACTCTCGGTCTTGAAGCGATTTAACTTGTGTTCTTTTCACAGCCAGCGGCTTTCGTCTCCTGCCGACACACGGGACCTGATTGCTTCGGTGCGATGTTTCGGAGAGCTGCACGAAAAGCTCTGCGACACCATCTTGAGCTTCAACTATTGCTTCGGGCTTCAACTGCTCTGCATGATGGCGTCAGCGTTTGGATTCACCCTGTTCTCGATGTTTGGTCTCATTCACGATTTGTCACGTTCCACGGCGGATGAGAATTACATTGTTACGGTGTTCAATATGGTTTATGGGTGTATTTATCTATCTTTCATCATCCAGGTCGTGGTTAATGGGAGTCTCGTAACGCAAGAG tgcaaaaaaacggcggtgATGATACACAAGACGATTTGTTACAACCACCTCGAGCCGGCTGTCATGAGGCAGATAAAGTTCTTCTCGCTACAGCTGTTCAACTCGGAGTCACAAGTGTCCTGTTTGCTGTACAATTTTCAGTGGCCGTTCCTCGTTTCC GTCTTTTCGTCACTCACGATGCACATAGTGATCCTGGTTCAGTTCGATCTGGCCAATATTGCCACCAAAGCGTGA
- the LOC128274348 gene encoding uncharacterized protein LOC128274348: MSSFRRVVRWFRAEPRNVFDVLKYNDALCDFVGLNIYRYRGDRANGVVELSAAKILNFLLMNVLLVVLMIVHANIPERFTSQFSSVIVSYGIRALLVGGVIGISLVNNLNSWNWKSIIKLVQRMHKLDIQFQLMDHRIDHVGHRRQLLAGYSFALIALLAVVVGFNVTTIVFVDSRSESLRMVFGQIYFNLIFFTVVSMFLTLSYLISVRFKHLNDAIELRFDTTNETFGEKDKTLQPSLPFPLPPFLARERIAIVQKFADLHYQLNEIAEHVNRDYADKLLYSIMGSLQFSAFNLFALLKILLNNIPQVRVFTFFNVLGSMMYTIMFMFVISRTRMIARESKQTATLLHKAINNETDEKLVRSMITFSRQVRYRSAAIGSKQIVFDWPFIFNSIAVLASYFVILLQFDAAFG; encoded by the exons ATGTCTTCGTTTCGAAGGGTCGTCCGATGGTTCCGGGCGGAGCCACGCAATGTGTTTGATGTTCTAAAGTACAACGATGCGTTATGTGACTTTGTGGGTCTCAACATCTATCGCTATCGGGGCGATCGTGCGAACGGAGTCGTTGAGCTGAGTGCAGCGAAGATACTGAATTTTTTGCTGATGAATGTACTGCTGGTGGTTCTGATGATCGTTCACGCCAACATTCCGGAGAGGTTTACCAGCCAGTTCTCCTCGGTGATTGTTTCGTACGGCATTCGGGCGCTGCTGGTGGGCGGTGTGATTGGAATATCGCTGGTGAACAATCTGAATTCGTGGAACTGGAAATCGATCATCAAACTGGTGCAACGAATGCATAAGCTGGACATTCAGTTTCAGCTGATGGATCATCGCATCGATCATGTTGGCCATCGAAGGCAGCTCCTGGCCGGATACAGCTTCGCGCTGATCGCACTGTTGGCGGTCGTTGTAGGTTTCAACGTAACCACCATCGTCTTCGTAGACTCACGATCGGAATCGTTAAGGATGGTTTTTGGTCAGATCTACTTCAACTTGATCTTCTTTACGGTGGTCAGCATGTTTTTGACCCTATCCTACCTGATATCGGTTCGTTTCAAGCACTTGAACGACGCCATCGAGCTGAGATTCGACACAACGAACGAAACGTTTGGCGAAAAGGATAAAACACTGCAACCTTCCTTGCCGTTTCCCTTGCCACCTTTCCTTGCCCGTGAGCGGATAGCGATCGtgcaaaagtttgccgatCTGCACTATCAGTTGAATGAAATCGCGGAGCATGTTAACAGGGATTATGCTGACAAGCTACTGTACAGCATTATGGGTTCGCTTCAGTTCTCGGCCTTCAATCTGTTTGCGCTGCTTAAGATCTTGCTCAACAATATTCCACAAGTGCGAGTGTTTACCTTCTTTAACGTGCTCGGAAGTATGATGTACACGATAATGTTCATGTTCGTGATTAGCCGGACGAGAATGATAGCACGAGAG AGTAAACAGACAGCGACGCTGCTCCACAAAGCCATCAATAATGAAACGGATGAGAAATTGGTTCGATCGATGATCACGTTCTCGAGGCAGGTGAGATACCGTTCGGCAGCCATCGGCTCCAAGCAGATCGTGTTCGACTGGCCATTCATTTTTAAT AGCATCGCCGTACTGGCCTCCTACTTTGTGATCCTGCTACAGTTTGATGCGGCATTCGGATAA
- the LOC128274358 gene encoding uncharacterized protein LOC128274358: MSRWRPRDVYGVVVPLLSLSRVTGVAAFHLIGEPPYVQIRIMPVDCVALLLNLLINCVCVYLNVEHSRAFTFTGSAVMDAGLGYLFPFGAICMMLVNCDNVLRRETIGAIVAELYAVDRSLQRKSHRINHRLQVRLLIRILILLLSLVSIGSCYSLAVALSVHGSERLKFPDFATNTFSYLVTGCEIVLVNFHFITAARLVAFRFDAIERCLRKHLDAGQWWIERSNPWGRKTTPVDVIADFGDDFFALVRIVTRINRIYSNQLVLCISGVCFYSIFIIYATTFTIYMGRLEELRMVSVMLSAWAFMVAMMAFIFHAGVELSRSARNVTELLHDAVQREQDPGTRQKLLHFSQQILLRPPKLRSLFYEFNWKTMFRIFGFIVTYLVILMQFDRVSVRPEKE, translated from the exons ATGTCCCGTTGGCGACCGCGTGACGTTTACGGCGTGGTGGTTCCTTTGCTTTCCCTGTCACGAGTCACCGGGGTGGCCGCGTTTCACCTGATCGGTGAGCCACCGTACGTGCAGATTAGGATAATGCCAGTGGATTGCGTGGCTCTGCTGCTAAATCTGCTGATAAACTGCGTTTGCGTGTACCTAAACGTGGAACACAGTCGGGCCTTCACGTTCACCGGTTCGGCGGTGATGGACGCCGGCCTAGGATATCTGTTCCCGTTCGGGGCCATCTGTATGATGTTGGTCAACTGTGACAACGTGTTACGCCGTGAGACGATCGGTGCAATCGTTGCCGAGCTGTACGCGGTGGATCGATCGCTGCAACGCAAGAGCCATCGCATCAACCATCGGCTCCAGGTGCGGCTGCTAATCCGCATCCTGATTCTGTTGCTGTCGCTGGTCTCGATCGGCTCCTGTTACTCGCTGGCGGTGGCTCTATCGGTACACGGTTCCGAAAGGCTGAAGTTTCCGGATTTCGCCACCAACACATTCTCGTACCTCGTGACGGGTTGCGAGATCGTCCTGGTgaactttcatttcattaccgCGGCCAGATTGGTTGCATTCCGCTTCGACGCAATAGAACGGTGCCTCCGGAAGCACCTGGACGCTGGCCAGTGGTGGATCGAGCGCAGCAATCCCTGGGGACGGAAGACAACTCCGGTCGATGTGATCGCCGATTTTGGGGATGATTTTTTCGCTCTGGTTCGCATCGTGACGCGAATCAATCGGATCTACTCGAACCAGCTCGTGTTGTGCATCTCGGGCGTATGCTTTTACAGCATCTTTATTATCTACGCCACCACGTTCACGATCTACATGGGCCGCCTGGAGGAACTACGGATGGTGTCGGTCATGCTGAGCGCCTGGGCCTTTATGGTCGCCATGATGGCGTTCATCTTCCACGCGGGAGTGGAGCTAtcccggagcgcccggaacgTGACCGAACTCCTTCACGATGCCGTACAGAGGGAGCAGGACCCGGGGACGCGCCAAAAGTTGCTCCACTTTTCCCAACAAATCCTACTGCGCCCACCGAAACTGCGAAGCTTGTTCTATGAGTTCAACTGGAAAACTATGTTCCGG ATTTTTGGGTTCATCGTCACCTATCTGGTGATACTGATGCAGTTCGACCGCGTTTCCGTCCGGCCCGAGAAGGAATGA
- the LOC128272065 gene encoding aminomethyltransferase, mitochondrial, translating to MQSLMLRHGVRSVRTSASLAATRGYASEGAPSRTALYEFHQKQGGKLVDFAGYWLPVQYGDQSIIKSHLYTREYGSIFDVSHMLQTYVRGKDVIDCIESICTADLKGLPNGTGTLTVFTNSSGGILDDLIVTRVADDLLYIVSNASRKPVDMANISEAVASFKANGKDVSVEFLSLDDQSLMAVQGPSAVAVLQKLCTTDLSRLYFMNSTTDTVAGVAGCRITRCGYTGEDGVEISVPSSKAAELAGALLDPAVGQLKLAGLGARDSLRLEAGLCLYGNDIDETTSPVEANLLWLVAKRRRAENNFPGSDRINAQIKNGVTRRRVGLRMESGAAPARQHVEIQNNEQQKVGEITSGCPSPCLQQNVAMGYIREEYKKPGTEIMLKVRDKHYHGSVEKMPFVGTHYYQRPK from the exons ATGCAAAGCCTGATGCTACGGCACGGGGTTCGTTCGGTGCGAACGTCCGCTTCGCTGGCGGCCACCAGGGGCTACGCGTCAGAGGGAGCGCCGAGCCGGACGGCACTGTACGAGTTCCACCAGAAGCAAGGCGGCAAGCTGGTGGACTTTGCCGGCTACTGGCTGCCGGTGCAGTATGGCGATCAGAGTATCATCAAATCACATCTGTACACGCGCGAGTACGGATCGATCTTCGACGTGTCCCATATGCTGCAAACTTACGTCAGAG GCAAAGATGTGATCGATTGCATCGAATCGATCTGCACGGCGGACCTGAAAGGATTGCCGAATGGAACGGGCACACTGACCGTGTTTACCAACAGCTCCGGTGGCATCTTGGACGATTTGATCGTGACCCGAGTGGCGGACGATTTGCTGTACATCGTATCGAACGCATCCCGCAAACCCGTCGATATGGCCAACATTTCCGAAGCGGTCGCATCGTTCAAAGCGAACGGGAAAGACGTTTCGGTCGAGTTTCTTTCGTTGGACGATCAATCGCTGATGGCGGTACAGGGCCCGAGCGCCGTGGCGGTGCTGCAGAAACTGTGCACCACCGACCTGTCACGGCTCTACTTCATGAACAGCACCACGGACACGGTGGCGGGAGTGGCCGGTTGTCGTATTACGCGCTGCGGATACACCGGGGAGGATGGAGTGGAAATCTCGGTCCCGTCGTCGAAAGCAGCCGAACTGGCGGGCGCTTTGCTAGACCCGGCCGTGGGTCAACTGAAGCTGGCCGGCTTGGGAGCTCGGGACTCGCTGCGCCTGGAAGCCGGACTCTGTCTGTACGGCAATGACATCGACGAGACGACTAGCCCGGTCGAGGCGAACCTTCTGTGGTTGGTGGCAAAAAGGCGCCGGgctgaaaacaattttcccgGATCGGACCGCATCAATGCACAGATCAAAAACGGCGTCACCCGGCGGCGCGTCGGCCTCCGGATGGAGTCGGGTGCGGCTCCGGCCCGGCAGCACGTCGAGATCCAGAACAACGAACAGCAGAAAGTCGGCGAAATAACGAGCGGATGTCCGAGCCCGTGCCTGCAGCAGAACGTCGCCATGGGCTACATCCGCGAGGAGTACAAAAAGCCGGGCACCGAAATTATGCTCAAAGTGCGCGATAAGCATTACCACGGCTCCGTCGAGAAGATGCCGTTCGTGGGAACGCACTACTACCAGCGGCCAAAGTAA